The region ataagTTATTTCTTTGTGTTCAGGCGAACTCGGAATCTGGGAACGTACCGGGTTACATTGAAAGCTGGAAGCAATTGCACACCCCGCAAGGATAAAGAAGAATTCGTTAATGAGCAAGCGAAAACGGACTATGTAAGACTTATCTTATTGTTTGACCTTAAaatcactatggtttggatgtaATACTGATATTTTTCTGTAAAAATAGGAAATGATGTACAAAGCTTTTGCAGTGCAGAGCCAGCATGTCCCGTCTTCAATTTTTGATGAAGGAACTTCGGTTGACGAAAGGATGATCATGAGAAAAGTGTTGGGTGAACGTCCTAAGCATGAACGAGGAGTTGGTCGCTCATTAAAGGGGTAAAAGGCCTCCAACAGTCATTCTCAAGCTCGGGCACAATTGTTGTCATACACCCAGCCTCCTCAATCCAATGATAATAATATCATTATAGGACAGACCATGGCTAACTTTCTGAGACAATACAAAGCAGACATTGAGTTCCTATATCAGTGCCTTCCTCCTGAATCCCGCCCACCACCTCAAACAATGAGATCAAATGAAGTAACTTAATGATGGGAGATGTATATATGCGGCTGCACCTTCACAAGCTCCACCACCTCCTCCACATATGTTCAGAGATGACACGCCTACACATGTTCCCCCGCCAATCCCGCCTCAATCTACATTTAGAAATGGTGCGTCTTCGTCAACACCTCCGCCACGATCTCTACCGCCCCCAGTCATTCAGTTTCTAGATGACTTAGACGATGATAATGCGATCAACTTAGGATAGATTATATAGTTATATAAATAGTagtgtttatttgttttaataatattaagacaattattaatgtTAGATTGTATGATTTATTTTCTTATGAATTATTGGAGACTACAATTCTgattataaattttattatatattaaatatgatttgtttttttaaaaaaaaaacatataagaaGAAGAACTCGCTCTTCTCTCAGCTTGAGCTGGCGCCATGGCGGGGAGACCGAGGGTTTCGAAGAAGAAAGTTAcagtgaagaagaagaaaggtCCATCATCCTCAGATCCAGTAAAGAAAAAGAAATCTATGAATGAAATTCTTGGAGTGGAGGCCATAGATTTCAACCTGGACTCAGCAGAGGAGGCAGAAGATGAGGTTGCCGATATCACTGAATCTGAAGCTCCAGCCCGCAAAGAAACATCTAAATCGGAGAAGATCCTGGACCGGCATTCAGAGGTGAAATCGACGCTGAAGGATTGGGTTAGTGCTCTGAAAGGGGATCCTGTTCCATCTAATGATTCAGGTAAACCTAAGCTAATCCCGATTCTGAATTTTGAATTAGAGGATAAGATTGGAAAATTAGGGGAAGATGTTGATTGTGTGCAAATTGAGCCAGAGGACATAGAGGATGAGATCATATACTGGAGTACAGCAATAGTTTGCTATGTGTTGGGATCTAATCCTCCTATTTCAGTAATGGAGGGATTCTTTAGAAGAAGTTGGAGGGGGAAAGGAGTGGAGAAAGTTGGTTTATTAGCACCAGGTGTGTTCATGGTGAGGTTCAATACTTTGGAGGAAAAAGATGAGATCATGAATGGAGGCTATCATTTTTTTGATAAAAAACCAATTATAATGAAGAACTGGGATCCGAATACTCGATTTACTAGAGAGGTTGTTCTGAATGTGCCAATTTGAGTTCAATTATGTAATCCGGACTTAAAGTTTTGGGGAGAGAAGGCTATGACAAAAATTGTGAATTCTGTGGGTAAGTATATTCGGCAAGATAGAGCAACTTTGGCTAGAGAAAAATTACAATATGCTCGGGTGTTGATTGAAGTAAATATCTCTCAGGAGCTACCGAATGTGATTAAATTTAGAGATGAAAATGGAGAAGCAGTGTATGTTGACCTCTATTATGAATGGAAGCTAGACCGTTGTGCTAGCTGCCAAGGATTTGGGCATAAACAGGAGGTCTGCAAGAAGAAGAAACAGAATGTTCCTGGTAAATTCTGGAAGCCAAAATCCATACAAGATGCTAGTATAATTCCATTGCAGTTTACAAAGAAAGAAGGATCGCAAAGGGGGGGGATAAAGTGATTGATGCAGAGGGTTTTGAGAAAGCCAAAGGTAAAAGAGTTCAGATTGGTAGCATACCACCAGTGATCATTGGTAATTCTTTCAATCTTTTGAATGATGAGGCTGGTAGGCAGGGGCAGGGACAAGGTGAAGATCAGGAGGAAAGGGACACTACTATTGGAGGGGGAGCTCCTCCAGTAGTAGATGGATAAGTTGTTGGGGTGGAATGTTAGGGGACTTAACAAAGTCAATAAACAAAGAGAAGTTATGAAAATGATTTCTAATCATCATGTGGGCTTTGTTAGTCTCCTAGAAACAAGGGTTAAGGCTGCCAAAATGGGAGCCTTATACCTCCATATGTTTCAAGGGTGGTGTTTCTCTACTAATTTGATGCATCATCCAAATGGCAGAATTATTGTGGCTTAGAATCCTAGAAGTTTTGATGTGAGTATTCAAGGAAGCTCAAGTCAATGGATGCATTGTATTGTGGAAGCCAAATCTAGTGAGAAGTTTGAACTCACTTCAGTGTATGCATTCAATGACGTTAAAGGGAGAGAGAGCTTATGGAGCGATTTGGAAAAAATTAAGCTTGAAGTTAAATTCCCTTGGCTTGTGTTGGGGGACTTTAATGCTATCTTGTCAACTGAGGATAGACTTCGTTACACTGGAGATGGCTCGGATTTATTTCCTTTTCAGAACTGTGTTCAGTATTGTGGCCTTGAAGATGTTAAATTTTCTGGTTCCTTTTATATTTGGAACAATAAACAAGAAGGAAAAGCTAGAGTTTATACAAAGATTGATCGGGTTTTAGCTAATGATCACTAGCTTGAAGTTTTTGAGGCTGCTGAAGTGAGTTTCTTTCCAGAGGGGGATTTTGATCACTGCCACTTGTGGTAGCAGTCTACCCTCAGCAAGAAGTTAGGAAACCGTTTAGGTACTTTAATTTCTGGAGTACTTATACGGATTTCCATCAGAAAGTAGCTCAAAGTTGGGAGGAAGAGGTTCATGGGAACCCAATGTATAGGCTGGTTGCGAAATTTAAGAGGTTAAGAGCTGTTTTGAGATTGATTAATAAAGAAGGGAAAGGTGATGTGTTTGTTAAAGATACAGAGACCTTTTCTGAGTTGATCAAAGTTCAAGAGAAGATAAGAGAGCACCCAGGTGACATTTCCTTTTTCCATTAAGAGATTACAGCCAGGAAAAAGTATGTAGAGGCTCATGATGATATGTTACAATTTCTTAAATAGAAAGTGAAAATTCAGTGGTTGAAAGAAGGGGATCAAAACACGAAATTGTTTCATAACAGTATTAGAAGCAGAAGAATTCAAAATGCAATCTATTCTACTTAGGATCTTCAAGGGAATCGACATGATACTCAAGATGGAGTGAGCCATGCTTTTCGAGAGTATTATTCGGACTTGTTGGGAATGAAAGTGGCGAGAAGGAAATTAGTGATTGCTAGTATTGTTCAAGAAGGGCAGGTTATTTCGGAGAGCCAAGCTGAGTTCTTGTTAAAGAGATTTACCGAAGCTGAGGTCAAGGCAGCTGTGTACTCGATTCCAAATGATAAGGCTCCAGGACCTGATGGGTATAGCAGTGCTTTTTTCAAGCATACATGGGATATTACAGGTGTGGATTTGGTTAAAGCAGTTCTTTCATTTCTTCACTCGGGGAAAATTTTAAAAGAAATCAACACTACTACTATCACACTCATCCCTAAGACGAAATGTCCTCAGAATGTGAGTGATTATAGGCCGATTGCCTGCTGTAATGTAGTGTATAAAGTGGCCACTAAGATGATTTGTGCTAGGCTGAGAGAGGTTCTGCCCTCCATCATCTCAAAAAATCAAAGTGGCTTTGTTAAAGGGAGGTTTATAGCTCACAACATCATGATTTGTCAAGATTTAGTGAGACATTATGGAAGGAAGAGTGCGCTTGTTTGATGAAAATTGATCTTCAAAAGGCTTATGATACCCTTGACTGGGACTTCTTACAAGAAATGTTAGTGGCGCTTAAATTTCCTAGCAAGTTTATAGAGCTAATCATGGCTTGTGTGACAACTCCTCGGTTTTCCTTCATGATAAATGGATCCATTAATGGATATCTGGCTTCCAAGAGGGGGTTACGTCAAGGGGATCCAATGTCTCCTCTGCTTTTTGTTATTGGGATGGAGTATCTTTCAAGAATCCTTGTCAAAGTGACGGAGCACCAGAGATTTAGGTTCCACCCAAGATGTGAGGGGTTGAGACTTACTCACCTTTGTTTTGCTGACGATCTGTTATTGTTCAGCAAAGGAGACTTTGATTCAGCTTTTTTACTGTTAAAAGGTTTTCAACTATTTTCAGATAACTCTAGTCTTATTGCAAACAAAGGTAAATCAGCTATATATGGAGCATTGATGCAAGATGAGACTTGGGTTAGATTGACTGGAATGACTGGGTTCAAAAAAGGTCTCTTACCTTTCAATTATTTAGGGATGAAGATCAGCAACAAGCGTATCACAAAGGCGGATTGTGAATGCTTGGTGGACAAAATGATGATAAGAATTCGCACTTGGAGCACTCGAAACCTTTCGTTTGCTGGCAGGTGTGTTTTAATTAACTCAGTCATATTTTCTATTAATACCTACTGGTCTCAAATAGTTATTCTTCTGAAGGCTGTTGTGAAAAGAATAAATCAGCTTTGTCGAGCTTTCCTTTGGAAAGGAAGAGCTGATTATGATGGGCCTGGTCAAGTGGCTTGGGAGGAGACTTGTAAGACTAAAAAGAATGGAGGTATTGGCTTTAGAGATGTTGGTTTATGGAATAAATGTGCAGTTGGTAAATTTGTTTGggcaattgaaaaaaaaaaagaagataatTTGTGGGTCAAATGGATTCACAATGTGTATTTGAAAGAGAAGGAGTGGTGGAGCTACAAGCCTCCCTCTAAGCAGCTAGTATTGGTCTAAAATAGTTCAGATCATGGAGGAATTTCGAATAGGTTTGGTTGCAGCAGAGTTCCGAAAGAATACCTTTAGTATAGCTGCCTTGTATAGACGTTTGAAGAGCTTGAATGAGACCAGATGGAACTACACTCTTATATGGGATAGGATGAGTATTCCCAAGCATAAGTTCATAGCATGGCTTGCTCTCAAGAAGAGATTACAAACCAAAGACAGATTGCTTCGTTTTGGATTCAATATTGATACTTGCTGTGTGTTGTGTGGGCAGGTTAATGAAACTCATGAGCACATTTTTTATGGTTGTGCCTTTAGTACTAGGTGCATTCATGAGGTGTTGAACTGGATGGGTATTGGGACTAATTTGTGCCAGCTTCGTGGAATAATGAATTGGGTTAGGCATTGTGGTCATTCCAATTGTCGAAGGCGGATGTACTTATGTGCGATTACTGCAAGTGTGTATCATATTTGGTGCTCTAGGAATGATGCTTTATGGAACTCTAAATCTCCAATAGTCACAAATGTAATTAGAAATATAAAAAGAGAAATCTGTAATAGATTTACTTTCATAGATACAAAAGGCTTTAGCAAAGAGGATATAGATTGGGTGGGGCAATTACATTGTAATTAATTGATTGGTGTTTGTATTTGGTTTTGCGCATAATACAATTT is a window of Humulus lupulus chromosome 4, drHumLupu1.1, whole genome shotgun sequence DNA encoding:
- the LOC133830322 gene encoding uncharacterized protein LOC133830322: MEEFRIGLVAAEFRKNTFSIAALYRRLKSLNETRWNYTLIWDRMSIPKHKFIAWLALKKRLQTKDRLLRFGFNIDTCCVLCGQVNETHEHIFYGCAFSTRCIHEVLNWMGIGTNLCQLRGIMNWVRHCGHSNCRRRMYLCAITASVYHIWCSRNDALWNSKSPIVTNRVARRK